One Burkholderia vietnamiensis LMG 10929 genomic window carries:
- a CDS encoding amino acid permease, with translation MSAIPNSDPPGSPANPPTLHRALKARHLTMIAIGGSIGTGLFVASGASISQAGPGGAMVAYMLIGLMVYFLMTSLGEMAAFMPVSGSFATYGAKYVDEGFGFALGWNYWYNWAVTIAVELVAAQLVMHYWFPDVPGVWWSAAFLAVMFLLNALTVRGFGEAEYWFALIKVVTVLAFIGVGLLMIFGVLKGAPANGWGNLTIGDAPFAGGLPALMGVAMIAGFSFQGTELIGVAAGESEHPRTTIPRAVRQVFWRILLFYVLAIFVIGVLIPYTDPNLLKSDVTDIGVSPFTLVFRHAGLAFAAGVMNAVILTAVLSAGNSGMYASTRMLYNLATEGRAPKLFAKLSPGGVPRNALYATTAVGALCFFTSLYGDKTVYLWLLNTSGMTGFIAWLGIAISHYRFRKGYVTQGYSIDQLPYQSKWFPFGPLFAFVLCMVIALGQDYQAFLANRIDWAGVAATYVGIPLFVVVWLGYRLMNRSRFVRYEDMEIAPWIAANRGGAAPRVENRETAG, from the coding sequence ATGTCTGCAATCCCGAATTCCGACCCACCCGGTTCGCCCGCGAACCCTCCCACGCTTCATCGCGCGCTCAAGGCGCGCCATCTGACGATGATCGCCATCGGCGGCTCGATCGGCACGGGCCTGTTCGTCGCGTCCGGCGCGTCGATCTCGCAGGCCGGCCCCGGCGGCGCGATGGTCGCGTACATGCTGATCGGCCTGATGGTCTACTTCCTGATGACGAGCCTCGGCGAAATGGCCGCGTTCATGCCGGTGTCGGGCTCGTTCGCGACCTACGGCGCGAAATACGTCGATGAAGGTTTCGGCTTCGCGCTCGGCTGGAACTACTGGTACAACTGGGCGGTGACGATCGCGGTCGAGCTCGTCGCCGCGCAGCTCGTGATGCACTACTGGTTCCCGGACGTGCCGGGCGTGTGGTGGAGCGCCGCGTTCCTTGCGGTGATGTTCCTGCTCAACGCGCTGACGGTGCGCGGCTTTGGCGAGGCCGAATACTGGTTCGCGCTGATCAAGGTCGTCACGGTGCTCGCGTTCATCGGCGTCGGCCTGCTGATGATCTTCGGCGTTCTGAAGGGCGCGCCGGCCAACGGCTGGGGCAACCTGACGATCGGCGATGCGCCGTTCGCCGGCGGCTTGCCGGCGCTGATGGGCGTCGCGATGATCGCGGGCTTCTCGTTCCAGGGCACCGAGCTGATCGGCGTCGCGGCCGGCGAATCGGAGCATCCGCGCACGACGATCCCGCGTGCGGTCCGCCAGGTGTTCTGGCGCATCCTGCTGTTCTACGTGCTGGCGATCTTCGTGATCGGCGTGCTGATTCCGTACACCGACCCGAACCTGCTGAAGAGCGACGTGACCGACATCGGCGTGAGTCCGTTTACGCTCGTGTTCCGTCATGCGGGCCTCGCTTTCGCGGCCGGCGTGATGAACGCGGTGATCCTGACGGCCGTGCTGTCGGCCGGCAACTCGGGGATGTATGCGTCGACGCGCATGCTCTACAACCTCGCGACCGAAGGCCGCGCGCCGAAGCTGTTCGCGAAGCTGTCGCCGGGCGGCGTGCCGCGCAACGCGCTGTACGCGACGACCGCCGTCGGCGCGCTGTGCTTCTTCACGTCGCTGTACGGCGACAAGACCGTCTACCTGTGGCTGCTGAACACGTCGGGCATGACGGGCTTCATCGCGTGGCTCGGGATCGCGATCAGCCATTACCGGTTCCGCAAGGGTTACGTGACGCAGGGCTACAGCATCGATCAGCTGCCGTACCAGTCGAAGTGGTTCCCGTTCGGCCCGCTGTTCGCGTTCGTGCTGTGCATGGTGATCGCGCTCGGGCAGGACTATCAGGCGTTTCTCGCGAACCGCATCGACTGGGCGGGCGTGGCCGCCACCTATGTCGGCATCCCGCTGTTCGTCGTCGTCTGGCTCGGCTACCGGCTCATGAACCGGAGCCGCTTCGTGCGCTACGAGGACATGGAAATCGCGCCGTGGATCGCCGCGAACCGCGGCGGCGCTGCGCCGCGCGTCGAGAACCGCGAGACGGCCGGCTGA
- a CDS encoding FUSC family protein, with amino-acid sequence MTAPLPAPLPSLLRQALRPLLDPYRRYRHAKLIHAARVALAVLVSIALSTGLQVPHGEWSTITVLIVVGGLQHHGNIRKKAAERALGTSIGALAGLGLIVLHSMLHAPVAIYLLMALACGVCAYHAIGKAGYIALLSAITLVIVAGHGDNEIADGLWRAVNVLAGIAIALAFSFALPLYATYSWRYKLADALRACAAVHARIAGDRHVSDDAHLKEMAALSALLVQLRSLMPSVSKERDIPVAQLEAIQRGLRLCIGYLEILSSAVPAGDDRAVHDYLLRDMKPVNRRIRDTLIGASRALKFGRPSRLVPRRRPVDGAHDAPPPQLSGYVSISAKLAGEVDVLREKLLDTAQAWNI; translated from the coding sequence ATGACCGCCCCGCTTCCCGCCCCACTTCCGTCGCTCCTGCGCCAAGCGCTCCGTCCACTGCTCGACCCGTACCGCCGCTACCGGCATGCGAAACTCATCCACGCGGCACGCGTCGCGCTCGCGGTGCTCGTGTCGATCGCATTGTCCACGGGGCTGCAAGTGCCGCACGGCGAATGGTCGACGATCACCGTGCTGATCGTCGTCGGCGGGCTGCAGCACCACGGCAACATCCGCAAGAAGGCGGCCGAGCGCGCGCTCGGCACGTCGATCGGCGCGCTCGCCGGGCTCGGCCTGATCGTGCTCCATTCGATGCTGCATGCGCCGGTCGCGATCTACCTGCTGATGGCGCTCGCGTGCGGCGTCTGCGCCTACCACGCGATCGGCAAGGCCGGCTACATCGCGCTGCTGTCGGCGATCACGCTGGTGATCGTCGCGGGGCACGGCGACAACGAGATCGCCGACGGCCTGTGGCGCGCAGTGAACGTCCTGGCCGGCATCGCGATCGCGCTGGCGTTCTCGTTCGCGCTGCCGCTCTATGCGACCTACTCGTGGCGCTACAAGCTCGCCGACGCGCTGCGCGCGTGCGCGGCCGTCCATGCGCGGATCGCCGGCGACCGCCACGTGAGCGACGACGCGCATCTGAAGGAAATGGCCGCGCTCAGCGCGCTGCTGGTGCAGTTGCGTTCGCTGATGCCGTCGGTGTCGAAGGAACGCGATATCCCGGTCGCGCAGCTCGAGGCGATCCAGCGCGGCCTGCGGCTCTGCATCGGCTACCTCGAGATCCTGTCGAGCGCCGTACCGGCCGGCGACGACCGCGCCGTCCATGACTACCTGCTGCGCGACATGAAGCCGGTGAACCGGCGTATCCGCGACACGCTGATCGGCGCGAGCCGCGCGCTCAAGTTCGGCAGGCCGAGCCGGCTCGTGCCGCGCCGCCGCCCGGTGGACGGCGCTCACGACGCACCGCCGCCGCAGCTGTCGGGCTACGTGTCGATCAGCGCGAAGCTGGCCGGCGAAGTGGACGTGTTGCGCGAGAAACTGCTCGATACCGCCCAGGCGTGGAATATTTGA
- the argG gene encoding argininosuccinate synthase, with amino-acid sequence MSTILESLPTGQKVGIAFSGGLDTSAALHWMKLKGAVPYAYTANLGQPDEDDYDAIPKRAIEYGAAGARLIDCRAQLVAEGIAALQSGAFHITTAGVTYFNTTPIGRAVTGTMLVAAMKEDGVNIWGDGSTYKGNDIERFYRYGLLVNPDLKIYKPWLDQTFIDELGGRAEMSEFMNQAGFAYKMSAEKAYSTDSNLLGATHEAKDLESLESGIKIVNPIMGVAFWRDDVKIAAEEVTVRFEAGQPVALNGVEFKDQVELLLEANRIGGRHGLGMSDQIENRIIEAKSRGIYEAPGLALLYIAYERLVTGIHNEDTIEQYRENGRRLGRLLYQGRWFDPQAIMLRETAQRWVARAITGEVKIELRRGNDYSILSTKSPNLTYQPERLSMEKVASTFSPRDRIGQLTMRNLDITDTRDKLRVYAQVGLLTPGESSALPQIKGDSGE; translated from the coding sequence ATGAGCACGATTCTCGAAAGCCTCCCGACCGGCCAGAAGGTCGGTATCGCCTTCTCCGGCGGCCTGGACACCAGCGCCGCGCTGCACTGGATGAAACTGAAGGGCGCCGTCCCGTACGCATACACGGCGAACCTCGGCCAGCCCGACGAAGACGATTACGATGCGATCCCGAAGCGCGCGATCGAATACGGCGCAGCCGGCGCCCGTCTGATCGACTGCCGCGCCCAGCTCGTCGCCGAAGGCATCGCGGCGCTGCAAAGCGGCGCGTTCCACATCACGACGGCCGGCGTCACCTACTTCAACACGACGCCGATCGGCCGCGCGGTCACGGGCACGATGCTGGTCGCCGCGATGAAGGAAGACGGCGTCAACATCTGGGGCGACGGCAGCACGTACAAGGGCAACGACATCGAGCGTTTCTACCGCTACGGCCTGCTCGTCAACCCCGATCTGAAGATCTACAAGCCGTGGCTCGACCAGACGTTCATCGACGAGCTCGGCGGCCGCGCCGAAATGTCCGAGTTCATGAACCAGGCGGGCTTCGCGTACAAGATGTCGGCCGAGAAGGCGTATTCGACCGACTCGAACCTGCTCGGCGCGACGCACGAAGCGAAGGATCTGGAAAGCCTCGAGAGCGGCATCAAGATCGTGAACCCGATCATGGGCGTCGCGTTCTGGCGCGACGACGTGAAGATCGCCGCCGAAGAAGTGACGGTGCGCTTCGAAGCCGGCCAGCCGGTTGCGCTGAACGGCGTCGAGTTCAAGGATCAGGTCGAGCTGCTGCTGGAAGCGAACCGCATCGGCGGCCGCCACGGGCTCGGCATGAGCGACCAGATCGAGAACCGGATCATCGAGGCGAAGAGCCGCGGCATCTACGAGGCTCCGGGGCTCGCGCTGCTGTACATCGCGTACGAGCGTCTCGTCACCGGCATCCACAACGAAGACACGATCGAGCAGTACCGCGAGAACGGCCGCCGTCTCGGCCGCCTGCTGTATCAAGGCCGCTGGTTCGACCCGCAGGCGATCATGCTGCGCGAAACCGCGCAACGCTGGGTCGCGCGCGCGATCACCGGCGAAGTGAAGATCGAACTGCGCCGCGGCAACGACTACTCGATCCTGAGCACGAAGTCGCCGAACCTCACGTATCAGCCGGAACGCCTGTCGATGGAGAAGGTTGCGTCGACGTTCTCGCCGCGCGACCGGATCGGCCAGTTGACGATGCGCAACCTCGACATCACCGATACGCGCGACAAGCTGCGTGTTTATGCGCAAGTTGGTCTGCTGACGCCGGGTGAATCGTCGGCGCTGCCGCAGATCAAGGGCGACAGCGGCGAGTAA
- a CDS encoding GGDEF domain-containing protein, whose translation MKLRPLLVALRRYTPSVVSRILSPRGVLVAGIALLVFSWGLSASLLIEARRDAYDHAVENARNLLLLIERDISRNIELYDLSLQNVVDGLADPELAALPATQRHRMLFDRAANGAYLGAIFVMDTRGNIVIDSGVSPPRQGNFSDRDYFTVHRDGLAQGLYISRPYASRLRSGALTIALSRRITLPDGSFGGIVVGTLSVDYFRALLDGLAVGTHGSAAIIEDNGALVSRLPYDARMVGLNLRDAQLFIEARRNREGAIVGVGVIDDVRRIYVYKHLANLPLTVDVAPAETDIYASWRHRTIWTAVLMGLFTAFIAGGSLALSRELKRRQIAESKLYRLAHTDSLTGVENRGTFDTVLTKEAQRASRSGRPLSVLFVDVDHFKAFNDHYGHLAGDDVLRRVAQTASRCLRRNSDHVARYGGEEFVVTLPDTDARGAATVADAIRRSIAALDIAHERSPYGHLTVSIGVATSVGGRVSAATLLRLADEALYRAKSGGRNRVSDAATSAADA comes from the coding sequence ATGAAGCTACGCCCGCTGCTTGTCGCATTGCGCCGCTATACCCCGTCGGTCGTGTCCCGCATTCTGTCGCCCCGGGGCGTACTGGTCGCAGGTATCGCGCTACTGGTATTCAGCTGGGGATTGTCGGCATCGCTATTGATCGAGGCACGTCGCGACGCATACGACCACGCGGTCGAAAATGCGCGCAACCTGCTGCTTCTGATCGAGCGCGATATTTCGCGCAATATCGAATTGTATGATCTATCGCTGCAAAACGTCGTGGACGGGCTCGCCGATCCCGAATTGGCAGCATTGCCGGCCACCCAGCGTCATCGGATGCTGTTCGACCGCGCGGCAAACGGCGCGTATCTCGGCGCCATTTTCGTGATGGATACGCGCGGCAATATCGTGATCGATTCGGGCGTCTCGCCGCCGCGGCAAGGCAATTTTTCCGATCGCGATTATTTCACCGTCCATCGCGACGGGCTCGCGCAGGGGCTTTACATCAGCCGCCCGTATGCGTCGCGGCTGCGCAGCGGCGCGCTGACGATCGCACTGAGCCGCCGGATCACGTTGCCCGACGGGTCGTTCGGCGGGATCGTCGTCGGCACGCTCAGCGTCGATTATTTCCGCGCGCTGCTCGACGGTCTCGCGGTCGGCACGCACGGCAGCGCGGCGATCATCGAGGACAACGGCGCGCTCGTGTCGCGCCTGCCGTACGACGCGCGCATGGTGGGGCTGAACCTGCGCGACGCGCAGCTGTTCATCGAAGCGCGACGCAACCGCGAAGGCGCGATCGTCGGCGTCGGCGTGATCGACGACGTGCGGCGCATCTATGTGTACAAGCACCTCGCGAACCTGCCGCTGACCGTCGACGTCGCGCCCGCCGAGACCGACATCTATGCGTCGTGGCGGCACCGCACGATCTGGACGGCCGTGCTGATGGGCCTGTTCACCGCGTTCATCGCGGGCGGCTCGCTCGCGCTGTCGCGCGAGCTCAAGCGCCGGCAGATCGCCGAGTCGAAGCTGTACCGGCTCGCGCACACCGATTCGCTGACCGGCGTCGAGAATCGCGGCACCTTCGACACGGTGCTCACGAAGGAAGCCCAGCGCGCGTCGCGCAGCGGGCGCCCGCTGTCGGTGCTGTTCGTCGACGTCGATCACTTCAAGGCCTTCAACGATCATTACGGCCACCTCGCCGGCGACGACGTGCTGCGTCGCGTCGCGCAAACCGCGTCGCGCTGCCTGCGCCGCAACAGCGATCACGTCGCGCGCTACGGCGGCGAGGAATTCGTGGTCACGCTGCCCGACACCGATGCGCGCGGTGCGGCGACCGTCGCCGACGCGATCCGGCGCTCGATCGCCGCGCTCGACATCGCGCACGAGCGCAGCCCGTACGGGCACCTGACGGTGAGCATCGGCGTCGCGACCTCCGTCGGCGGCCGCGTGAGCGCAGCGACGCTGCTGCGGCTGGCCGACGAAGCGCTGTACCGCGCGAAGTCGGGCGGCCGCAATCGCGTGTCGGACGCCGCGACGAGCGCGGCCGACGCGTGA
- a CDS encoding DUF3717 domain-containing protein, with the protein MSASPAERKAGPVSIVRIEAAINAWREVYPPAPDGEDGYVLDAGSNCLAELYGTMICYRLPDVPLDSLSDAQRDALYATEA; encoded by the coding sequence ATGAGCGCATCACCCGCCGAGCGGAAGGCCGGACCTGTTTCCATCGTGCGAATCGAAGCCGCGATCAACGCGTGGCGCGAAGTGTATCCGCCGGCACCGGACGGCGAAGACGGCTACGTGCTCGACGCGGGCAGCAACTGCCTCGCCGAGCTGTACGGCACGATGATCTGCTACCGGTTGCCCGACGTGCCGCTCGATTCGCTGAGCGACGCGCAGCGCGACGCGCTGTACGCGACCGAGGCATGA
- a CDS encoding LysR family transcriptional regulator: MELRHLRYFVAVAEERNFTRAAERLHIAQPPLSRQIQQLEEALGVSLFERNARPLKLTDAGRFFYSHAVQLLAQTAELESMTKRVGKIERSMSVGFVGSTLYGMLPKIIRRFRSEYPAVELSLHEMSTMDQIKALKEGRIDVGFGRIRHEDPSVRRVVLREERMIVALPVGHALDGAKPVLSLHDLVNDTLIIFPKAPRPSYADQVLAAFHDRALQPRRIYETRELQIALGLVAMGEGVSVVPHSVYGLKRDDISYKPLDDPNLVSPIIMSMRMLDESEDIRAIQALIYRLYDESQIEYLHPQPE, translated from the coding sequence ATGGAGTTGAGACATCTGCGCTACTTCGTCGCGGTGGCCGAGGAGCGGAATTTCACGCGCGCGGCCGAGCGGCTGCACATCGCGCAGCCGCCGCTGAGCCGGCAGATCCAGCAGCTCGAGGAGGCGCTCGGCGTGTCGCTGTTCGAGCGCAACGCGCGGCCGCTGAAGCTGACCGACGCGGGGCGCTTCTTCTATTCGCACGCGGTGCAGCTGCTCGCGCAGACGGCCGAACTCGAATCGATGACCAAGCGCGTCGGCAAGATCGAGCGCAGCATGTCGGTCGGCTTCGTCGGCTCGACGCTGTACGGGATGCTGCCGAAAATCATCCGACGTTTTCGCAGCGAGTATCCGGCCGTCGAGCTGAGCCTGCACGAAATGTCGACGATGGATCAGATCAAGGCGCTGAAGGAAGGGCGCATCGACGTCGGGTTCGGGCGGATTCGCCACGAAGATCCGAGCGTGCGGCGCGTCGTGCTGCGCGAGGAACGGATGATCGTCGCGCTGCCGGTCGGTCACGCGCTCGACGGCGCGAAGCCGGTGCTGTCGCTGCACGACCTCGTGAACGACACGCTGATCATCTTCCCGAAGGCGCCGCGACCGAGCTATGCGGACCAGGTGCTCGCGGCGTTCCACGACCGCGCGCTGCAGCCGCGGCGCATCTACGAGACGCGCGAACTGCAGATCGCGCTGGGCCTCGTCGCGATGGGCGAGGGCGTGTCCGTCGTGCCGCACAGCGTGTACGGGCTCAAGCGCGACGACATCAGCTACAAGCCGCTCGACGATCCGAACCTCGTGTCGCCGATCATCATGAGCATGCGGATGCTCGACGAATCGGAGGACATCCGCGCGATACAGGCGCTGATCTACCGGCTCTACGACGAGTCGCAGATCGAGTATCTGCATCCGCAGCCCGAATGA